The genomic interval CATTTTCTGTCCTCATGGCTCTCTCTATCAATAGAAAGTAAGTAATTGTTactttgccttttcttttctcttttttttttttttagcaattctTGCTTACGACAAAAAAGCAATTAATAGtaagtgttttaaaataatattgcgCATTCTACaattgtatgtaatattattttatttaataatattatttattattattattattatttttatactgattaaagtaattttataagttaattatataaatgaaagTTTACTTGAGATAGGATAGATTTaccaatataattaaaaatgataaaattaaatatgaaaaatattatttcctttttattttttcaattattactCATGCTTCCAATTAATAAAAAGGTTTTGTGTTTAATCAAATAATGGGTATATGATTATCTTGATTAAATTTTCTCCTtccaatgattaaaaaaattaatcaattttctCCTTcctattcaattaatttaatccGACCAACCTACctaatatttcttaatttcatgtcttttttttctctctcctgttatattgtaaaaaagattcgtttgtttttataaaatttttcaactcatcttattttattattataatttttatataaaataaaataattaattaattttttaaattttaaaataaaaataatattaaaaaatatattttattaatattttatttaatttttaatttttatctcaatttatattattaaaaataaactagacttgtccaaggaaaagagaaacaatTGAATAATTGCGTATACCATGTTGatattataacattaaaaaCTTGTAAGTTGCCGTTAAAGAACAAAAGGAAGAGACAAAAGATCCCGTGCTCTTTGTACCACTTTACTACCATGTACTTCACTACGATCGTTGGCCAAACGAGGGCACCAACATCATAGTCTTCCAAAATAACGGTCAGGATGAGCCAGTCCATCGTTGTTATCATACATCACGTGTCTCGGGCGTGTCTTTCCTGTTGATGCCAATAATTAATCACTTTAAACGCTTCAGACAAActcaaaaactttaaaataaaaataaataattctctcactctctctctctctctctctctgtgaaaaGTGTTTTCTATCTGTGaatctctttcctctctctttctccgtgCCTTTTCGGCTTctctgctttcttcttcttcggcgTCTCTGACAGTCTGAGCTAGCTgctggaggaagagagagctcTTTCTGCGGGCCGTGCATACAATTTACTGTAAGCATTTGTTAGGGTTTTAGGTTTGGTTTTGCTGCTTTGAGCTGGACTCGAGCtacaaaaaatttaatgattttagtCTAGTTTCTTTGCTAATAGTAATAGATGGTTCTGTTGGGGTTTTCGACTTGAAAAGTGTTTCTCACTGTCTTTGAATGAATCTTTATGTGCTTTTGTTGCTTGAATTGTGAGTAATTTTGGTGTTGCCAAACCGGATATTTTCCATTCTAGATGAattggaagatttttttttttttttaattattatttgagttttttttattttttaagttgtgtGAATGAGTTTGTTTGCCTATAGTTTCTATCTTGATAATTCgtgggattttttttgttgaaatgaaTGGCTGAATCGGTAGATCTGTGTTGAAAGAGCGTGCTTTGGGTTCTCGAGCTTCAGTATAACATAGCGATACTTCAGAATGGATCTGTTTCGATAATGATGTATGCTTGTCAAGATATGATGTTCTGCAGAAAGTCACATTGTTGtgtatttatgtaattttaatgTGCTATAGCTATTAAAGAAGTGATTGAGTTTTGAGGGGTGGGTTGTTTACGAGGGTTTCATTGGTTTGTGCTACTGAACGTTATTCGATCAGAAAACGTGAATTTGTCTATACCCAAGCTGAGATCAAAGTTGCTGGCTGTATTTGTTTCCTAATAATTGTGCTACGGGATAAATATCTATGGATAAGAAGTAAAGCCAAGCTAGCAAGCTTCATCCCAAGAATATGGGCAGATTCTAATTGTAGTATGATCCACCTTGGGTTGAAATCATTCACTGTGATGTTAGCCTGATGCTCACCCCTCTCAAAATGGTGCGTGGATCCTAGCTGAGCAGTTGGTAGCTACAGATGGCTTTTCATGATACGTGGATCTTAGTTGAGATGGGTTATCTTGTAAAGAAACACTAGATAAGTTAAGCTGTTTAAAGCCATGCAATCAAGGAGAGATTTTGGCAGTTTGCTTTTCATTAGGGGGGGAACCCTAGAAGTGAAATCCACCAAACTGACACCTTTAGATGGTTTTTTTTCCCAGGATCTTCCAAGCACATAGACATATAGCGGGGGTGTAAACAGAATTATATTCGAGACATAGCTCCAGTGCTGCTCATTTGTTGAGTTTCCAAAGTATTGTTTAtctattcatataattttcagatttgttTATGTAGTATTTGTTTCATCGTTAAACttacccaataaaaaaatatttttttcttcgttAATTGTTTTGGTGATAACTGACAATAAATCCTTCTATACAGGTCCTTATAGAGCATTATATCTTCACTCTACTCTGGTTGAAACTCCGTAACCGATCTGGCCATCTATCTGTCCtctgtttgtggagatttgtaGACAAGGCTATTGAATTAGATCTAAAAATTACAGCCATAAAATCAGGTCTGGATTTGGCTTTTGAGTTGGTGTCCATGTTATGGCTTATCTATAACGAAGGAGTGGATTTTAACTCAGAATTTGGCCTTTATTtctgtaattatattatattttcctgTGCATTTCTGTGAGTTTGTCACATAAGCATGCCTTCATGGTGGGGAAAGTCTTCTTCCAAAGatgtaaagaagaaagcaaACAAGGAAAGTTTCATTGATTCGATATTTAACCGAAATAAGGGTTCATCTGAAGAAAAGTGCAAAAGTAGATCAGGAGGCTCTCGGAGACGTTCTAGTGACACTGTTTCAGAAAGGGGACCTCTATCCAGGGTGCCTTCAAGGTCACCATCACCATCCACTCAGGTGTCACGCAGTCAAAGTTTTGCAGAAAGGCCTCATGCCCATCCTCTTCCACTTCCAGGGATACAACTTGCTAGTGTTGGGCGTACTAACTCAGGAATCAGTGCATCATCAAAACAAATATGTGATAGAGTCTCAAAACCACTTTTTTTGCCCCTTCCAAAACCTGGATGTACCCCAAACAGGGCAGATCCCACAGATGCTGAGGTTGATATGGCCACTGGCTCTGTTTCTAGTGATAGTAGCACCGATAGTGATGATCCATCTGACTCTCGTCTTCTTAGTCCCCCAACTTCTGACtatgaaaatggaaacaaaaccACCATAAACAGCCCTTCCAGGTGAGTCTGCTATTATGTTAttaaaaggctttttttttgcctatttcagtattagtataatatcctcttataaaaaaaaaaaaaaaaagctttttcttttctatgatGATGGATAAATTGGCTATGGTGATAGGAAAAATCATACTTATGCATCAGCTctctatctatctctctctcacaattcTTTCTCTACCTTTGCTGAAGTGGAATGCAGAAAGATCACTTTCCAGCTGTCAGTCAAAAGAACTCAAGCGAGATTTTGAAACCGTCTAATGTTCTATTCAATAATCGGAGTCTCTCTACATCACCTAAACAGAGACCTTTACGTACGCATGTACAAAATTTGCAGATTCCTCCCCACGGTGCTTTCTGTAGTGCTCCTGACAGCTCGATGTCAAGTCCTTCTAGAAGTCCAATGAGAGTGTTTGGGCCTGAGCAATTTATGAACTTTGGCTACTGGGCAGGAAAATCTTATCCAGATATAGCTTCTGGTCAGTGCTCTAGTCCAGGCTCAGGTCATAATTCTGGGCATAATTCAATTGGGGGTGATTTTTCGGGACAGCTTTTTTGGCCACACAGCAGGTGCAGTCCTGAGTGTTCTCCAATTCCTAGTCCCAGGATGACAAGCCCCGGTCCCAGCTCCAGAATACACAGTGGTGCTGTCACCCCTCTGCATCCACGAGCTGGATCTGCCACAGATTCATCTGCAACTCGACCTGATGATGGGAAACAGCAGAGTCACCGGTTGCCCCTTCCTCCCTTGACAATATCAAATTGTTGCCCCTTTTCTCCCACATATTCAGCAGCTACAACTCCTTCAGTTCCGCGTAGTCCTGGTAGAGCAGAAAATCCGATAAGCCCAGGTTCACGCTGGAAGAAGGGACGCATGCTCGGGAGGGGTACATGTGGACATGTATATGTTGGTTTTAACAGGTTTGTAAAAAAGAGGGTTATTCCTaactcttattttaatttacattcattGATGGTACTGTGCTTTATCTCTCACAAGGgcattataatttaattacatgAGATTGAAATCAGTGGTTGTTCTTAAGTATGGTGAAATTGAGAATTACGCCAACCCTTATTCGATTTTGATCTTAGATTGACAACGTCTTCAGTCTCAAAATTGATGTTATATGATTGTTCACCTGCCATTAAATTAAAGCTGCATTACTTCTAAAATAGGATAAATGAATTGAAGTCACATTATTTATCTCGCACAATTTCTTTTCAAGATTTCTTGTTGTGTGTCTCATTCGTTCTGATTCCTGGGCCACAGTGAAAGTGGTGAGATGTGCGCCATGAAAGAGGTAACTCTCTTTGCAGATGATGCAAAGTCAAAGGAAAGTGCACAGCAGCTGGGGCAAGTAAGTTTCCTTTGgtagatttttcaaatttcttgtagtagaGCGAATGGAATATATACTTCTCTTTGAGGAGTTTGAGGTAGATTTCATACAATTTATTGACTTGTGACAGGAAATTGCACTGCTAAGTCGCCTGCGACATCCAAATATAGTGCAGTATCTTGGGTCTGAGAATGTAAGTTCTGCCTTCATTCAAACAAAAGTATTCTTATATGCTTGCTGTGATACATGTCAGGGACTTGTTATTAGGAAAACATTGATATGGATACTTGCTTAATGCATCAATTTCTTGTTTTAGGTTTTATCCACATGAAGTGATGTTAGACCACTAGAAGCAATCGCTGCTTCcgaattattattatatatttaaaattttaggttCCTCTTCATTTATTGTGCAGGTAGATGacagactatatatatatctagaatATGTATCTGGTGGTTCCATCTATAAACTGCTTCAAGAATATGGTCAGTTTGGTGAAATAGCTATTCGCAGTTACACTCAACAAATTCTGTCTGGGCTTGCATATCTGCATTCTAAAAACACTGTCCATAGGTGAGTTTTAGTAATAGCGTTCCAACTTTGATTGTTTTGGGAATATTACGGTTGGTTAATTCATTGGCCCTTTTGTTTTCATCGTCTTGGAACATCACTTATTCTTATTAGTAAGGTGTAATTCTGTTTAGGGACATCAAAGGAGCAAATATTCTGGTAGACCCCAATGGCCGGGTGAAATTGGCGGATTTTGGGATGGCAAAGCATGTAAGAGCTTTCTTctgcattttttctattttcttttgtaaagtaCTGTTCCATGCCCTAAAAGTCTTCGATCCTTAGCATCTCGGGTGCCATatcatacaaaataataataacatgtgtCATGTTGGTCGTAGTGATTTCTTTTGTCCATTGAGTTTGTTGCAAACTAGATGGTGACATTGATATCTTGTGTAATTGCTAAGTAGAAATGCTGTAAAAGCATAGTTGGGACTTTTCAAAGAACCAAAAGACTGGTCAAAGCAGGAGTTGCCAATTAGGCACTAAATAGCCTGCtgctttgtgtgtgtgtgtaaaggCTAATAACCTGCTGGTTTATGTCAGATGTGAATACTTAAACCATGACACCTGGGTTCTAATCTAGTTTCTGGAAATTATTTTGCAGATCTCTGGGCAGTCTTGTCCATTATCCTTCAAGGGAAGCCCTTATTGGATGGCGCCTGAGGTCAGCATGATTTGTTGTCACACTCCTGAGTCAACATTCTTTATGATGCTTTCTAGTAATAGTTTTTTGTTGAGTCAATTGCTTAGGTTATCAAGAATTCAAATGGTTGCAATCTTGCTGTTGATATTTGGAGCCTTGGATGCACTGTGTTAGAGATGGCTACAACAAAACCACCATGGAGCCAGTATGAAGGGGTTAGTAAAAACTGGATAAGAATTGTTGAAGATTGCATTTTCTTGCCAATTGTATTCATagcattaaataaatatactaatGGATCCATTAGTCAGTGAAAGCTGCATTCTAGATATAGATTGTTTGACATGTTTTCTCTCGTACTCTGTGCCTCTTCACAGATTGCTGCTATGTTTAAGATTGGAAATAGCAAGGAACTTCCTGCAATTCCTGATCATCTTTCAGAGGATGGAAAGAATTTTGTGAGGTTGTGTTTGCAGCGTAATCCATTACATCGTCCTACAGCTGCTCAGCTTTTGGATCATCCTTTTGTTAAGAATGCTGCACCATCAGAAAGACCCCTTTTGAGTGATGATCCTTCAGACGCAGTTCCCATGGTTACAAATGCTGTGAGATCTCTGGTACAGGCATTTTATTCACCCTCAAACGTCCATGATcaatgtttttattgttgatgCCTTGGGCTGCAAGTCTGCAATGTTTTTATCCCGAAGCAGTCAAATTATGAGAACTTAGCTGAGTGTAGTTTGCCAGGGGTTATCTAATAGTTGCATCATTTTTTTCTGATAAGTTACATAAATTTTGCATTGATGTTGTCTATCTATTTCTATGTTTGCTTCACAcaatcaatttataagttaaacACTTACAGTGTCTCCAATCTCTCCTTATAGTAGATGGCGACTGTATCATGTGCAAATGGTTAGCTTCTGAACTTCCCTAAGTTTGATGTGGAAACCCAATTACATCTGTGTTGAAACATGGATTCTAGATGTTTAGTCGTTGAACTCGTTATTTATATGTATCTATATGGAGCCATTAGCTAGTGAGAAGCTAATATTTTGATGCCTTTCAATTGTAGTTAATGCATATTGTTCGTCAAGTAAAGAATTGTCTAGTTAATTAATGCTTATGAACTTGTTGGTATCTTTAATGAGAGGAGAAATCTGTTGTGGTTTTTGCTGGTCTGCCTTCAGTTAACTGTTGGTTCTCTTCTTTCAGGGCATTGGACATGTACAGAGTTCTTCATGCTTAGACTCGGAAGGAGTTGGTATCCATCAGTCTAGAGGCTCAAAAACCGGTTCAGGATCCAGGTCCTCCCAATCTCTCTGGTCATGCATTCATACACTTGCATGAATGGAGCATACTCATGTATCATCAATGCATTTGTGCACATATGGTTAATGTGGTAACAAGTTGTTAAGAActaagaaaatgatttgtacaggCTTAGGGTGTGCAAGCCCCACACAGGCCTTTTGAGAAAAAGTGGGACCCGTatgaaaaaaatccaaattgagAGCCACGTTTTTTCTAAGGGTTTGCCTGGGACTTGCACGCTCTAAGCCTGTATCTAAGCATTGCTCCATGTAGGGCTGTCATATGCCATGTGCATTATATTAATAACCACTTAACagtctttttctcctctaaAATTTTCACTTGTTTTTCCAGTGATGCCCAGCGACGGAATATATCATGCCCAGTTTCTCCCATTGGGAGCCCTCTTCTACATTCAAGGTCACCACAACATGTGAGCAGAAGGATGTCCCCCTCTCCAATTTCTAGCCCTCGTACGACATCTGGTTCATCTACTCCCCTTAACGGTGGTAGTGGTGCTACCGCATTTCATCACCCAAAGCAGCCAACTATGTACTTTCACGAAGGTGTAGGAATGATCCAAAAGGGCCCAAATAGTTTCTATACTAATGGCAGCACCCCTTATCATGAGCCAAAGTCTGACCTATTTCGAGGGATGCCACAAGCTTCTCATGCTTTCCGTGAGATAATTTCATCCGATAGTGGTGCTTCTGGAAACCAGATGGGACGTCCTATCCTTGGGGACACCAGGGAATTGTATGAGAAACAGTTGGTTTTGGCCGATCATGCTTCTCAGCAGCCCTTAAGGGAGCATCTGAAGCAAAGTTCATCAGCAGAACTTAAACCCAGCTCACCATTGCTCGGTCGTAATTGATTTACATTTGAATCCTAACCAGAGGAGGATTCCAGGCATACATACCAGATTCTTTTTGATGCTTCAATGGCATCATATTCATGGCTGATAACACCATTTTGTACTTAGGAATTGAACTTGGGGAAGCAACTGAATAAGGTTGGATTCTGTTGCGAGCCTAAATGACAAGAGAGATGATTTTGAAGTGCCCTCCGTACATGAATTGGTCGGTTCAAATGGTAAGCAATATTCATAATTGGCAAATTTTTCCCTTCCAGCATTAATTAAAGCATTTCTCCAATTCCCTGTATTTCTCCCAACATTCCCTGTATTGGGAATTTCGTATATTTTCCCATGGAAAATGATACACATACAACTCTTTCATAATCCTGTTTTAAatgaggggtatttttgtaaaataatttataaaagtaatatcgtTTTTTAGAaatactcaatttaaaatatggttgtaAAAGGAGTTGTACctgtatcattactcattttCCCATATCAGCTTCAACCACTTCATAGGTCCTGCCAAATCATTGATTTTGCAGAAAAGATGGTTGCTGAAGATCCAGCAAGCGGCAGTTCCTTGCAATGGAGAGAATTCCCGCATGTGTAAGTGCATTTATACCACACCTGGAAAACCTAAAAGGTACAAGAGTTACTACGATGAGGACTCttgatatttttcctttttctcttttgaaagGGGGAAATGATATGGCCGTGGCAAAGAATCTTTGTACAGTAAGGATGGGAATTAAATTAGGCGTTTtttaacaatatcttgtatcaGTTAATGGTAACTCAGCCC from Juglans regia cultivar Chandler chromosome 2, Walnut 2.0, whole genome shotgun sequence carries:
- the LOC109014474 gene encoding mitogen-activated protein kinase kinase kinase YODA; this encodes MPSWWGKSSSKDVKKKANKESFIDSIFNRNKGSSEEKCKSRSGGSRRRSSDTVSERGPLSRVPSRSPSPSTQVSRSQSFAERPHAHPLPLPGIQLASVGRTNSGISASSKQICDRVSKPLFLPLPKPGCTPNRADPTDAEVDMATGSVSSDSSTDSDDPSDSRLLSPPTSDYENGNKTTINSPSSGMQKDHFPAVSQKNSSEILKPSNVLFNNRSLSTSPKQRPLRTHVQNLQIPPHGAFCSAPDSSMSSPSRSPMRVFGPEQFMNFGYWAGKSYPDIASGQCSSPGSGHNSGHNSIGGDFSGQLFWPHSRCSPECSPIPSPRMTSPGPSSRIHSGAVTPLHPRAGSATDSSATRPDDGKQQSHRLPLPPLTISNCCPFSPTYSAATTPSVPRSPGRAENPISPGSRWKKGRMLGRGTCGHVYVGFNSESGEMCAMKEVTLFADDAKSKESAQQLGQEIALLSRLRHPNIVQYLGSENVDDRLYIYLEYVSGGSIYKLLQEYGQFGEIAIRSYTQQILSGLAYLHSKNTVHRDIKGANILVDPNGRVKLADFGMAKHISGQSCPLSFKGSPYWMAPEVIKNSNGCNLAVDIWSLGCTVLEMATTKPPWSQYEGIAAMFKIGNSKELPAIPDHLSEDGKNFVRLCLQRNPLHRPTAAQLLDHPFVKNAAPSERPLLSDDPSDAVPMVTNAVRSLGIGHVQSSSCLDSEGVGIHQSRGSKTGSGSSDAQRRNISCPVSPIGSPLLHSRSPQHVSRRMSPSPISSPRTTSGSSTPLNGGSGATAFHHPKQPTMYFHEGVGMIQKGPNSFYTNGSTPYHEPKSDLFRGMPQASHAFREIISSDSGASGNQMGRPILGDTRELYEKQLVLADHASQQPLREHLKQSSSAELKPSSPLLGRN